One Flavobacterium sp. 90 DNA segment encodes these proteins:
- a CDS encoding glycosyltransferase family 9 protein, with protein sequence MKILIIQQKRIGDVLLSSILCNSIKMDHPNATIDFMCYPNCTDVLLGNPNIDSIIVLPNEIRKSYLSFFKFIFEIKSKKYDVLIDAYGKLETNLITLFSGANTKISYYKWYSSLIYNHNISRLSRETKSTYGQAIDNRLLLLQPLNLDNTNPYPKLYVAPKDNQDALALFEKHNIEKDQKIVMFSLLGSEEAKTYPLEYMAEVVEYVSNNKDVTILFNYFPSQVEDAKIIYNLCSKKTQEKIHFDLLADNLRSFIAIMNLCDVIIGNDGGAINMAKALNKPSFTIFSSHVDKNDWATFEDGQQNISVHLSDYKPELVENLPNKEIKSNSANLYSKFTPDLFKDQIIFFINQHL encoded by the coding sequence ATGAAAATATTAATTATACAACAAAAAAGAATTGGAGATGTTTTACTAAGCTCTATCCTATGTAATAGTATAAAAATGGACCACCCAAACGCTACGATAGATTTTATGTGCTACCCAAATTGTACAGATGTTTTATTGGGTAATCCAAATATTGACTCTATTATAGTGTTGCCAAACGAAATAAGAAAATCATATTTATCATTTTTTAAATTTATTTTTGAAATTAAATCTAAAAAATACGATGTTTTGATTGACGCATATGGCAAATTAGAAACTAATTTAATAACATTATTTTCAGGCGCAAATACAAAAATATCCTACTACAAATGGTATTCTTCGTTAATTTATAATCATAATATTTCGAGATTATCAAGAGAGACCAAATCAACCTATGGCCAGGCAATAGACAATAGACTTTTGCTGTTACAACCTTTAAATCTGGATAATACTAATCCTTATCCTAAATTATACGTTGCTCCTAAAGACAATCAGGATGCTCTGGCTTTATTTGAAAAACACAATATAGAAAAAGATCAAAAAATTGTAATGTTCAGCCTTTTAGGAAGTGAAGAAGCAAAAACATATCCTTTAGAATATATGGCAGAAGTAGTAGAATATGTTAGTAATAATAAAGATGTTACGATACTGTTTAATTACTTTCCAAGTCAGGTTGAAGATGCTAAAATAATCTATAATCTATGCTCTAAAAAAACGCAGGAAAAAATACATTTTGACTTGTTAGCTGATAATTTAAGATCCTTTATTGCTATAATGAACCTTTGCGATGTCATTATAGGAAATGATGGTGGTGCTATAAATATGGCAAAGGCACTAAATAAACCTTCTTTTACCATTTTTTCTTCCCATGTTGACAAAAATGACTGGGCAACTTTTGAGGATGGTCAACAAAATATTTCTGTACATTTAAGTGATTACAAACCTGAACTAGTTGAAAACTTACCTAACAAGGAAATAAAATCAAATTCGGCTAATCTATATAGTAAATTCACTCCTGATTTATTTAAAGATCAAATTATATTTTTTATAAACCAACATCTATAA
- a CDS encoding glycosyltransferase family 9 protein, producing the protein MKILVIQKKMIGDVLISTVICNNLRIAYPDAQINYLVNTSTTPILEGNLNIDNIILFEEKHRKNKKELLNLGLQIRKEKYDLVIDAYSKLESWILVLLSNAKRKISYKKPGRTFLYTDNVPFEPFPKTNLGLAIERRLSLLEPLDLKIKIDPIPKLFVSEKENQEAIALFEKHNVRKDRKTVMISLLGSEKLKTYPLEFMAKVVDYVADNADVNILFNYFPKQIQEAKTVFDACKPSTQEKIYFDMLGGDLRSFIGLVNQCDIIIGNDGGAINMAKALEKPSFIIFSPWIEKKIWATFEDGIHHLSVHLKDYRPDLFEQKTEKMLKKKSLSLYEEFKPDFFKAKIKLFLEQNLSNSAE; encoded by the coding sequence ATGAAAATACTTGTAATTCAAAAAAAGATGATTGGCGACGTACTAATTAGTACTGTCATATGCAATAATTTACGTATTGCTTATCCAGATGCTCAAATAAATTATCTGGTAAACACCTCAACAACCCCTATTTTAGAAGGGAATTTAAATATTGACAATATTATATTATTCGAAGAAAAACATCGAAAAAATAAAAAAGAATTATTAAATCTCGGACTGCAAATTCGAAAAGAAAAATACGATTTAGTAATCGATGCCTATTCAAAACTTGAAAGCTGGATTTTGGTTTTACTGAGCAATGCCAAACGCAAAATCTCCTATAAAAAACCCGGAAGAACTTTTTTATATACAGATAATGTCCCGTTTGAACCTTTCCCTAAAACTAATTTAGGTCTGGCAATCGAAAGACGTCTTTCGTTGTTAGAACCTTTAGATTTAAAAATTAAGATTGATCCAATTCCGAAATTATTTGTTTCTGAAAAAGAAAATCAGGAAGCAATTGCTCTTTTTGAAAAACACAATGTTCGAAAAGATCGAAAAACCGTTATGATAAGTCTTTTAGGAAGCGAAAAGCTAAAAACATATCCGTTAGAATTCATGGCTAAAGTAGTTGATTATGTTGCTGACAATGCCGATGTAAATATTCTTTTCAACTATTTTCCGAAACAAATTCAAGAAGCAAAAACGGTATTTGATGCTTGCAAACCTTCGACTCAGGAAAAAATCTATTTTGATATGTTAGGAGGAGATTTGCGTTCGTTTATTGGCTTGGTAAATCAATGTGATATTATTATTGGTAATGATGGCGGTGCAATAAATATGGCTAAAGCACTTGAGAAACCATCTTTTATTATTTTTTCGCCTTGGATAGAAAAGAAAATCTGGGCTACTTTTGAAGATGGAATTCATCATCTTTCGGTACATTTAAAAGATTATCGTCCGGATTTATTCGAACAAAAAACAGAAAAAATGCTCAAGAAAAAATCTTTGTCTTTGTATGAGGAATTTAAACCTGATTTTTTTAAGGCTAAAATCAAATTATTCCTGGAACAAAATTTAAGTAATTCTGCAGAATGA
- a CDS encoding glycosyltransferase family 2 protein, whose product MILQEKQLLTALVITYNEEQNIKNILDDFAFADEIIVVDSFSTDKTFEIASSFKNVKVVQRSFDNFASQRNYALSLASNSWILFLDADERLTPELQQEISFIINQENSVSAYFIRRNFMFENKKLRFSGWQTDKIIRLFRKENAIYNLKKIVHEKLIIQGKTGKLKNKLIHHSYSNYHDYKQKMIFYGQLKAQEEVLKETSPNFFHFYIRPAYQFLNQYLVRFGFLDGKKGIIICYLNALSVAVRFQELKKIKAKN is encoded by the coding sequence ATGATTTTACAGGAAAAACAACTTTTAACGGCATTGGTAATTACCTATAATGAAGAACAAAATATAAAAAATATTCTTGATGATTTCGCTTTCGCTGATGAGATAATCGTGGTAGATTCTTTCAGTACAGATAAAACTTTTGAAATAGCGTCTTCTTTTAAGAACGTAAAAGTTGTACAACGTTCTTTTGATAATTTTGCTTCTCAACGCAATTATGCGTTGAGTTTAGCCTCAAATTCCTGGATTCTTTTTCTAGATGCTGACGAAAGATTAACGCCTGAACTTCAGCAAGAAATTAGCTTTATAATCAATCAGGAAAATAGCGTTTCAGCCTATTTTATACGTCGAAATTTCATGTTTGAAAATAAAAAATTACGTTTTAGCGGATGGCAAACTGATAAGATTATTAGGCTTTTCAGAAAAGAAAATGCCATTTATAATCTCAAAAAAATTGTTCACGAAAAACTAATCATTCAGGGGAAAACAGGAAAGTTAAAAAATAAACTTATTCATCATTCCTATTCAAATTATCACGATTATAAGCAAAAAATGATTTTCTACGGACAATTAAAAGCTCAGGAAGAAGTTTTAAAAGAAACATCTCCCAATTTTTTCCATTTTTATATTCGTCCTGCATACCAATTTTTGAATCAATATCTTGTTCGCTTTGGTTTCCTGGACGGTAAAAAAGGGATCATAATTTGTTATTTAAATGCTTTGAGCGTTGCCGTACGTTTCCAGGAACTTAAAAAAATTAAGGCAAAAAACTAA
- a CDS encoding Kdo domain containing protein codes for MIAKFKFSSAVKSSKDILLLIKNFNTEGELFGNGDRNKIKLFDLNGKIINIKSFKIPNIVNKIAYKYFRKSKARRSFEYATILLEKGIGTPEPIAFLENFNAIGLRDSYYASEHLTCDLTYRELVEIPDYPDHDAILRQFTKFTFDLHEKGVEFLDHSPGNTLIKKVTENRYEFFLVDLNRMNFHDSMSFEQRINNFSRLTPKKGMIAIMSNEYSKFYAEKTEAEIFEKMWQATADFQEGFAKKQRLKKKLKFWKS; via the coding sequence ATGATTGCAAAATTTAAATTTTCTTCTGCTGTAAAAAGCTCAAAAGATATACTGCTTCTGATTAAAAACTTTAATACTGAAGGAGAGCTTTTTGGTAATGGAGATCGTAATAAAATCAAATTATTTGATTTGAACGGAAAAATAATCAACATCAAATCATTCAAAATTCCAAATATAGTTAACAAAATTGCCTATAAATATTTCAGAAAATCAAAGGCCAGACGTTCGTTTGAGTACGCTACGATTTTACTGGAAAAAGGTATCGGAACTCCAGAGCCAATTGCTTTTTTGGAGAATTTTAATGCTATTGGTTTAAGAGACAGTTATTACGCAAGCGAGCATCTTACTTGCGATTTGACTTATAGAGAGCTTGTAGAGATTCCGGACTATCCGGATCATGATGCTATTTTAAGACAATTTACAAAGTTTACTTTTGATTTGCATGAAAAAGGAGTAGAGTTTCTGGATCATTCTCCGGGAAATACTTTGATTAAAAAAGTTACTGAAAATAGATATGAATTTTTCTTAGTTGATTTAAATCGAATGAATTTTCACGATTCAATGAGTTTTGAGCAACGTATAAATAATTTTAGTCGCTTAACGCCTAAAAAAGGTATGATTGCGATAATGAGCAACGAATATTCGAAGTTTTACGCGGAGAAAACCGAAGCTGAAATTTTTGAAAAAATGTGGCAGGCAACCGCTGATTTTCAGGAAGGATTTGCAAAAAAGCAAAGGCTTAAAAAGAAACTGAAATTCTGGAAATCTTAG
- a CDS encoding DUF5672 family protein — translation MPKNFVKIVIPVYKEFFGNLEEKSFLQCCKILKDYEIVIVHPEGLNHSYLSEKFDNISSISFPKHYFANIEGYNELLLSSAFYESFLDTEYILIYQLDAFVFKDELKNWCEKGYDYIGAPWLAAYADSTFRSLLFKFAKLFRSKKKRAREAIFFKVGNGGFSLRKVESHYEISKKYKEFIFDFLNEKDKEIYAIEDVFWSLKAPELDLNFKIPNYKEAVYFAMDRKPNLAMKLTHNELPFGCHAINKPKVINFWKPIIEKY, via the coding sequence ATGCCTAAAAATTTTGTAAAAATAGTTATTCCTGTATATAAGGAATTTTTTGGTAATCTAGAAGAGAAATCTTTTCTTCAGTGCTGTAAAATCTTAAAAGATTATGAAATTGTAATAGTACATCCAGAAGGACTAAATCACTCTTATTTATCAGAAAAATTTGATAATATTTCTTCTATAAGTTTCCCAAAGCATTATTTTGCTAATATTGAAGGCTATAATGAATTGTTATTATCGTCTGCTTTTTATGAAAGTTTTTTAGACACAGAATATATTTTAATATATCAATTAGATGCATTTGTTTTTAAAGATGAGTTAAAAAATTGGTGTGAAAAAGGATATGATTATATTGGCGCTCCTTGGTTAGCAGCTTATGCAGACTCTACTTTCAGGAGTTTATTGTTTAAATTTGCCAAATTATTCCGATCGAAAAAGAAAAGAGCTAGAGAAGCAATATTCTTTAAAGTCGGAAATGGTGGATTTTCATTACGAAAGGTGGAATCACATTATGAGATTTCTAAAAAATATAAGGAATTTATTTTTGATTTTTTAAATGAAAAAGATAAAGAAATTTATGCTATTGAAGATGTCTTTTGGTCTTTGAAGGCACCGGAATTAGATTTAAATTTCAAAATCCCTAATTATAAAGAAGCGGTTTATTTTGCTATGGATAGAAAACCTAATCTTGCAATGAAATTAACCCATAATGAACTTCCATTTGGCTGTCATGCTATTAACAAACCCAAAGTAATTAATTTTTGGAAGCCAATAATTGAAAAATACTAA
- a CDS encoding glycosyltransferase: MFVSVVMITYNHSLYIKQAIESILSQVTDFEFELIISNDKSTDDTDLVIRETLAQNPNAHKAKYINHETNIGMMPNFVSALSNATGKYIALCEGDDYWCDDNKLQIQADFLENNPDFSICFSNVGLLTSSGMKEDNRKKKIPEVSTIKELAKNNFIHTPSVLYRNHLIKEFPKYFTEAPIGDYFLHMLNAQHGKIKYIDKVLAVYRIHDASYWSSKKDEEQRTIIINFLNTLKTFFDEDIQKIINRQIQKIQSKDMSFFEKKLFKLKSLFYR; this comes from the coding sequence ATGTTTGTAAGCGTTGTAATGATTACTTATAATCACTCTTTATATATAAAACAGGCGATTGAGAGTATTTTATCGCAGGTTACTGATTTTGAATTTGAACTTATCATATCAAATGATAAATCTACAGATGATACAGATCTGGTTATAAGAGAAACTCTTGCGCAAAACCCAAATGCACATAAAGCAAAATATATCAACCACGAAACTAATATTGGTATGATGCCTAATTTTGTTTCTGCACTTAGTAATGCTACCGGAAAATATATTGCTTTATGCGAAGGTGATGATTATTGGTGCGATGACAATAAACTACAAATTCAGGCTGATTTTTTAGAAAACAATCCTGATTTTAGTATTTGCTTTAGCAATGTGGGTTTATTGACAAGTAGTGGAATGAAGGAAGATAATCGAAAAAAGAAGATTCCGGAAGTTTCCACTATTAAAGAACTTGCCAAAAATAATTTTATACACACGCCAAGCGTTTTATATAGAAATCATCTTATTAAGGAATTTCCAAAATATTTTACCGAAGCTCCAATTGGAGATTATTTCCTGCACATGTTAAATGCGCAACACGGAAAAATTAAATATATCGACAAGGTATTGGCAGTTTATAGAATACATGATGCTTCGTATTGGTCTTCTAAAAAAGATGAAGAACAACGAACTATTATCATTAATTTTCTAAATACTTTAAAAACTTTCTTTGATGAGGATATTCAAAAAATAATTAATCGTCAAATCCAAAAGATTCAATCAAAAGACATGTCGTTTTTCGAGAAAAAACTATTCAAGCTAAAAAGTCTTTTTTACCGATAA
- a CDS encoding sialic acid O-acetyltransferase, producing the protein MKNLIIIGARGYGREVYNLALQCEGYQKDYIVKGFLDDKKDALEGFENYPEIIGNVEDYEIQENDIFCCALGSVKWKKHYVELIESKGGKFINLVHPTVIVHSNVKLGIGLIAFMYSNISNDCTVDDFVTIQGFVAIGHDSKIGKWCHINAYSFTGGYAILEDEVCLNTRSTVLPNIIVRKGATVGAASLVIKNVKENTTVFGVPAKVLNF; encoded by the coding sequence ATGAAAAACTTAATAATAATAGGAGCAAGAGGTTATGGACGTGAGGTTTATAATTTAGCGTTGCAGTGTGAAGGTTATCAAAAAGACTATATTGTAAAAGGTTTTTTAGATGATAAAAAAGATGCATTAGAGGGTTTTGAAAATTATCCGGAAATTATTGGTAATGTTGAAGATTATGAAATTCAGGAAAATGATATTTTTTGTTGCGCACTTGGAAGTGTAAAATGGAAAAAACATTACGTTGAATTAATTGAGAGTAAAGGAGGGAAGTTTATTAATTTAGTACATCCAACCGTAATTGTCCATTCAAATGTAAAATTAGGTATTGGTCTAATTGCTTTTATGTATTCTAATATTAGTAATGATTGTACGGTAGATGATTTTGTCACCATTCAAGGGTTTGTAGCTATTGGACATGATTCTAAAATAGGCAAGTGGTGCCATATAAATGCCTATAGTTTTACGGGCGGATATGCAATATTAGAAGATGAAGTGTGTCTTAATACAAGATCAACCGTTTTACCTAATATAATTGTTAGAAAAGGGGCGACTGTTGGAGCGGCAAGTTTAGTAATAAAAAATGTAAAAGAAAATACTACTGTTTTTGGAGTTCCTGCTAAAGTATTAAATTTCTAA
- a CDS encoding ketoacyl-ACP synthase III, with protein MKANIKAISYYLPEEILSNDLINQEFPEWDIEKISSKTGINSRHISAKDEFSSDMAVKAAEKLFEEHNIDRSEIDFLLFCTQSPDYFLPTTACIIQEKLGLNTTIGALDYNLGCSGFVYGLSLAKGLIAGEMAKNILLITSETYSKFIHPKDKSNKTIFGDAAAATLISSEKGFCSIGNFVFGTDGKGAENLIVKQGGMRFPVLNDNEDISDEFGNVRNDKNLFMNGTEIFNFTGEFVPKLVRGMLEKANLNQDDIDLFVFHQANKYMLNHLRKKIKIPEDKFYISMAHCGNTVSSTIPIALYDALKEGKLENCKNIILAGFGVGYSWGACNLKID; from the coding sequence ATGAAAGCTAATATTAAAGCTATTTCCTATTATTTGCCTGAAGAAATTTTATCTAATGATTTGATAAATCAGGAATTTCCAGAATGGGATATTGAAAAAATCAGTTCTAAAACAGGAATTAATTCAAGACATATAAGTGCCAAAGATGAGTTTTCATCTGATATGGCGGTAAAAGCAGCCGAAAAATTATTCGAGGAACATAATATTGACAGATCAGAAATTGATTTTCTATTGTTTTGTACACAAAGCCCAGATTATTTTTTGCCAACAACAGCTTGTATTATTCAGGAAAAATTGGGTTTAAATACAACAATTGGAGCTTTAGATTATAATTTAGGATGTTCGGGTTTTGTTTATGGATTAAGCTTGGCAAAAGGTTTAATTGCTGGTGAAATGGCGAAAAACATTTTACTGATTACATCTGAAACGTATTCAAAATTTATACATCCAAAAGATAAAAGTAATAAAACCATTTTTGGAGATGCAGCCGCTGCAACTTTAATATCCAGCGAGAAAGGCTTTTGTTCTATTGGTAATTTTGTTTTTGGAACCGATGGAAAAGGTGCCGAAAACTTAATTGTAAAACAAGGCGGAATGCGTTTTCCGGTTTTAAACGATAATGAAGATATAAGTGATGAGTTTGGAAATGTTCGAAACGATAAAAATTTGTTTATGAACGGAACTGAAATTTTTAATTTTACTGGAGAATTTGTTCCAAAACTTGTCCGCGGAATGTTAGAAAAGGCAAATCTGAATCAGGATGATATCGATTTATTTGTTTTTCATCAAGCCAATAAATACATGCTGAATCATCTTAGGAAAAAAATAAAAATCCCGGAAGATAAATTTTATATCAGTATGGCCCACTGTGGGAATACTGTTTCATCTACAATACCAATTGCTTTGTATGATGCTTTGAAAGAAGGAAAATTAGAAAATTGCAAAAATATAATATTGGCCGGATTTGGAGTTGGATATTCATGGGGAGCTTGTAATTTAAAAATCGACTAA
- a CDS encoding aromatic ring-hydroxylating dioxygenase subunit alpha, whose protein sequence is MNSNIPAIHYHDNDIFTQENDRLFSKVWHFVGFRSDFENDNDFVTAKIAGTPIVIQNVRGTIKAFLNVCSHRFSIIQQEKSGNRPLMCPYHGWAYDKEGIPSGIPKKPLFKKFTKEELCEMKLKEFQVSFCGNLCFVTLNENIEPLEDFIGIFYNELKEMSLSLGDRIDVNSMEITANWKVIVENTLESYHVGLIHAETLAKLEPSGLDFEFDENNSSWTSDLNIVKDKGGYKKINNYFSPREYDIEGYKHILIFPDLLISSTHGISFNYSVIEPITSDVSRFTSHVFTTKTENPNEKSIVIKAFEESLINFNRQVFDEDKAVCQLVQQGVRHTNLSGKLSDEEERVHHFQKTYLKFLQHES, encoded by the coding sequence ATGAATTCAAATATACCAGCTATTCATTATCATGACAACGACATTTTTACACAGGAAAATGATAGGTTGTTTAGTAAGGTTTGGCATTTTGTGGGATTTAGATCTGATTTTGAAAATGACAACGATTTTGTTACCGCAAAAATTGCGGGTACACCAATTGTTATTCAAAATGTAAGAGGAACCATTAAAGCTTTTTTGAATGTTTGCTCACACAGATTTTCTATAATTCAACAAGAAAAATCAGGTAACAGACCTTTAATGTGTCCTTATCATGGCTGGGCGTACGATAAAGAAGGAATTCCGAGTGGTATTCCTAAAAAACCATTATTCAAGAAGTTTACAAAAGAAGAACTTTGTGAAATGAAACTGAAAGAATTTCAAGTTTCATTTTGTGGTAATTTATGTTTTGTGACTTTAAACGAAAACATTGAACCTCTGGAGGATTTTATAGGTATTTTTTATAATGAATTAAAAGAAATGTCTTTGTCTTTAGGAGATAGAATTGATGTTAATTCGATGGAAATTACAGCAAACTGGAAAGTAATTGTCGAAAATACCTTAGAAAGTTATCACGTTGGTTTGATTCACGCAGAAACACTGGCTAAGTTAGAGCCTTCAGGATTAGATTTTGAATTTGATGAAAATAATTCAAGCTGGACTAGTGATTTAAATATTGTAAAAGACAAAGGAGGATATAAAAAAATTAATAATTATTTTTCGCCTAGAGAATATGATATTGAAGGATATAAACACATTTTGATTTTTCCTGATTTATTGATATCAAGCACGCACGGTATATCATTTAATTATTCTGTAATCGAGCCAATTACCTCAGATGTTTCAAGATTTACAAGTCATGTTTTTACCACAAAAACAGAGAATCCTAATGAAAAATCAATTGTAATTAAAGCTTTTGAGGAATCATTGATTAATTTTAACCGACAAGTATTTGATGAAGACAAAGCAGTTTGTCAGTTGGTTCAGCAAGGTGTAAGACATACTAATTTGTCCGGAAAACTTTCTGACGAAGAAGAACGTGTTCATCATTTTCAAAAAACGTATTTAAAATTTTTACAGCATGAAAGCTAA
- a CDS encoding SDR family oxidoreductase codes for MITLKDKNILVTGASSGIGRQIAITASELGAKLTIIGRNVEKLEETLTLLNGDGHKIQVADLSDSANLTTLISESLPYDGVVFNAGVVEYLPVKFLNESKINSVFATNFDSNVVLSQKLIKSKLLKKGGSLVFVSSISSKLGVPGTAMYTASKAALSAFSKVLASELASQGIRSNSVSPGIIKTAMTDKASDVVSDEELKKAESEYPLGYGEPSDVAGLIMYLLSDISKWMTGSDLIIDGGFTLK; via the coding sequence ATGATTACATTAAAGGATAAAAACATTTTAGTTACTGGTGCCTCATCAGGAATAGGAAGGCAAATTGCTATAACAGCTTCTGAGTTGGGAGCAAAACTTACAATTATCGGAAGAAATGTCGAGAAATTGGAAGAAACATTAACCTTACTAAATGGTGATGGTCATAAAATACAAGTTGCAGATCTTTCTGATTCAGCTAATCTTACGACATTAATTAGTGAAAGTTTGCCTTATGACGGTGTTGTTTTTAATGCTGGTGTAGTCGAATATTTACCGGTTAAATTCTTGAACGAAAGTAAAATAAATTCGGTTTTTGCTACAAATTTTGACAGCAATGTGGTCTTAAGTCAGAAATTGATAAAAAGTAAATTATTAAAAAAGGGAGGCTCTCTTGTTTTTGTTTCCTCAATTTCTTCAAAATTAGGTGTTCCGGGAACTGCAATGTACACCGCGTCAAAAGCGGCTTTAAGTGCTTTTTCTAAAGTATTAGCTTCTGAATTAGCTTCTCAGGGAATACGTTCTAATAGTGTAAGTCCGGGAATTATAAAAACGGCAATGACAGATAAAGCCAGTGATGTGGTTTCTGATGAAGAATTAAAAAAAGCAGAATCAGAATATCCGTTAGGATACGGTGAACCATCAGATGTTGCGGGATTAATCATGTATTTATTAAGTGATATTAGTAAATGGATGACGGGTTCAGATTTAATTATTGACGGAGGATTTACATTGAAATAA
- a CDS encoding ketoacyl-ACP synthase III translates to MATFSVKDIAIKGISCCVPKDVERNIDLDILTQEEIQKFIEVTGVEERRIATKEICTSDLCCEAAEKLIKDLNWQKEEIEILVFVSQTGDYILPVSAAILQERLGLATSCIAFDVPLGCSGYVYGLSILTSMMKTSGIKKGLLLAGDTISKIISKTDKSTLPLFGDAGSATALEFSDGAEFSFDLGSDGSGYKTIIVPDGGSRNRINNDSLQIQTIEKGIERTSCDLVLDGMDVFSFGITQGPKTVNKLITEFEIDKDQIDYFVFHQANMMMNKMIAKKLKLPAEKVPYSLKNFGNTSSATIPLTIVSELKEAILNKTSNIVMCGFGVGLSWGTMLAKDCKIESLELIEL, encoded by the coding sequence ATGGCTACTTTTTCAGTAAAGGATATTGCAATAAAAGGTATTTCGTGTTGTGTTCCAAAAGATGTGGAGCGCAACATTGATTTAGATATACTGACGCAGGAAGAAATTCAAAAGTTTATTGAAGTAACCGGAGTTGAAGAACGACGCATTGCAACAAAAGAGATTTGTACTTCTGATTTATGCTGTGAAGCTGCTGAAAAATTAATCAAAGATTTAAACTGGCAAAAAGAAGAAATCGAAATTTTAGTTTTTGTCTCACAAACAGGTGATTATATTTTACCTGTTTCGGCAGCGATACTTCAGGAGAGATTAGGTTTGGCAACAAGCTGTATTGCTTTTGATGTGCCTTTGGGCTGTTCCGGTTATGTTTATGGTTTGTCGATTTTGACAAGCATGATGAAAACAAGTGGAATTAAAAAGGGATTATTACTTGCCGGAGATACAATCAGTAAAATTATCTCGAAAACAGATAAAAGTACTTTACCTCTTTTTGGAGATGCGGGATCTGCAACAGCATTGGAGTTTTCTGATGGTGCAGAATTCTCATTTGATCTAGGTTCGGACGGATCGGGATATAAAACGATTATTGTTCCCGACGGAGGTTCAAGAAATAGAATCAATAATGATTCTTTACAAATTCAAACAATAGAAAAAGGAATTGAGAGAACTTCATGCGATCTGGTTTTAGATGGGATGGATGTTTTTAGTTTTGGAATAACCCAAGGACCTAAAACAGTCAATAAGCTAATTACTGAATTTGAAATTGATAAAGATCAAATTGATTATTTTGTTTTTCATCAGGCAAATATGATGATGAATAAAATGATTGCGAAAAAGCTGAAACTTCCCGCGGAGAAAGTACCTTATTCTCTGAAAAATTTCGGAAACACTTCTTCAGCGACAATTCCGTTAACAATTGTTTCGGAGTTAAAAGAAGCCATTTTAAACAAAACATCAAACATAGTTATGTGTGGTTTTGGTGTTGGATTATCATGGGGAACAATGTTAGCAAAAGATTGCAAGATTGAATCATTAGAATTAATTGAATTGTAA
- a CDS encoding phosphopantetheine-binding protein: MEINTFLRNFADILDDTDAALIKQETVFRDLEEWDSLTALSLIAMADEEYSVKLTGDDIKSSTSINDIFEIIKNKG; the protein is encoded by the coding sequence ATGGAAATCAACACTTTTTTGCGAAATTTTGCAGATATTTTAGATGATACAGATGCCGCATTAATTAAACAAGAAACTGTTTTTAGAGATTTGGAAGAATGGGATTCATTAACAGCATTATCATTAATTGCTATGGCTGATGAAGAATACTCGGTAAAATTAACGGGAGATGATATTAAATCTTCGACTTCAATAAATGATATCTTCGAAATAATTAAAAATAAAGGATAA